The following proteins come from a genomic window of Candidatus Izemoplasmatales bacterium:
- the thpR gene encoding RNA 2',3'-cyclic phosphodiesterase: MRLFVGIPFSAAAIAAAEERADYVRKNSRRGNFTACGNLHLTLAFLGEIEDADVVARVLNQVRWTAFSIRIGGLGSFPSRGSSTVFAVCDGGTALSMLADAARTALRTAGVAYDPKPFAPHLTLVRESDLSAAAIERGSFPPAVVSVDRFVLFESLRSDGRLVYRPLATFPAEGVPR; encoded by the coding sequence GTGCGCCTGTTCGTCGGGATCCCGTTTTCCGCCGCGGCGATCGCCGCGGCGGAGGAACGCGCGGACTACGTGCGGAAGAACAGCCGGCGCGGGAACTTCACCGCCTGCGGAAACCTGCATCTGACCCTCGCCTTCCTCGGCGAAATCGAAGACGCGGACGTGGTCGCCCGCGTCCTGAACCAGGTCCGATGGACCGCCTTTTCGATCCGGATCGGCGGTCTCGGATCGTTTCCGTCGCGTGGCTCCTCCACCGTGTTCGCCGTCTGTGACGGCGGCACGGCGCTGTCCATGCTCGCGGATGCCGCGAGGACCGCGCTTCGGACGGCGGGCGTCGCCTACGACCCGAAGCCGTTTGCGCCCCATCTCACGCTCGTCCGCGAATCGGACCTCTCCGCGGCGGCGATCGAACGGGGGTCGTTTCCGCCCGCCGTCGTGTCCGTCGACCGCTTCGTCCTCTTCGAATCGCTCCGGTCGGACGGCCGTCTCGTCTACCGGCCGCTCGCGACCTTCCCCGCCGAAGGCGTTCCGCGATGA
- a CDS encoding radical SAM protein — translation MREVKAKTLILGPYHNYNVYRGCTHGCIYCDSRSACYEIEPPFEDIVVKTNAPELAASELVKKRTKIVCRSGSMCDPYMPIEERLGLSRKVLEVILTHGHGAAFLTKNALALRDLDLMEELSRRTAGIACFTLTTVDDALAKRIEPQASPPSERLRALAAFSARGVVAGVWMTPVLPWITDTEENVLKVVRACSDAGVRYVVGCTGTTMRDGSREHFYARLDEEFPGLRRKYEARYGSSYVCKSPIADRLWNAFTDACDAASIKWRDEDIAPFFRVRDHDVQISLFDGS, via the coding sequence GTGCGCGAAGTGAAGGCGAAGACGCTGATCCTCGGACCCTATCACAACTACAACGTCTACCGCGGCTGCACCCACGGGTGCATCTACTGCGACTCGCGCAGCGCCTGCTACGAGATCGAGCCGCCGTTCGAGGACATCGTCGTCAAGACGAACGCACCCGAACTCGCCGCGTCCGAACTCGTGAAGAAGCGGACCAAGATCGTCTGCCGCTCGGGATCGATGTGCGACCCGTACATGCCGATCGAGGAACGCCTCGGTCTCTCGCGGAAGGTCCTCGAGGTGATCCTCACCCACGGACACGGCGCGGCGTTCCTCACCAAGAACGCGCTCGCCCTCCGCGACCTCGACCTGATGGAAGAACTCTCCCGCCGGACGGCGGGCATCGCCTGCTTCACCCTCACGACCGTCGACGACGCGCTCGCGAAGCGGATCGAACCGCAGGCGAGTCCGCCTTCGGAACGGCTACGGGCGCTTGCGGCGTTTTCCGCCCGCGGCGTCGTCGCCGGCGTGTGGATGACGCCGGTTCTGCCGTGGATCACCGATACCGAGGAAAACGTCCTCAAAGTCGTCCGGGCATGTTCGGACGCCGGGGTGCGGTATGTCGTCGGTTGCACCGGAACGACGATGCGCGACGGCTCGCGGGAGCATTTCTACGCCCGCCTCGACGAGGAGTTCCCCGGACTGCGGCGGAAGTACGAAGCCCGTTACGGATCCTCCTACGTCTGCAAGTCGCCGATCGCCGACCGCCTCTGGAACGCCTTCACCGACGCCTGCGACGCCGCCTCGATCAAGTGGCGCGACGAGGACATCGCACCGTTCTTCCGCGTCCGCGACCATGACGTCCAGATCTCGCTGTTCGACGGATCGTGA